In Trichocoleus desertorum NBK24, the following are encoded in one genomic region:
- a CDS encoding DUF2231 domain-containing protein, producing MVQTPNIPPVIESEESDYRDNGIVSTVAIAGHPLHPLIVTFPIAVLVLAAGTDLGYWLTKDAFWARASFWLLAVGLVSGVVAAITGMMDFLKIERVRKRTAGWAHMSLNVAVLLLSIANFALRWGNTTGAILPTGIIISTIVAALLGLSGWYGAELVYRHKIAVIGYSSREHSN from the coding sequence ATGGTACAGACCCCCAATATTCCCCCTGTAATTGAAAGTGAAGAGAGTGATTACCGTGATAACGGCATCGTCAGTACTGTAGCGATCGCGGGTCATCCTTTGCATCCTTTAATCGTGACTTTTCCCATTGCGGTCTTAGTACTGGCAGCAGGAACCGATCTAGGTTATTGGTTGACCAAGGATGCTTTCTGGGCTAGAGCTTCTTTTTGGTTACTGGCAGTTGGCTTAGTCTCAGGGGTAGTTGCTGCAATCACTGGAATGATGGACTTCTTGAAGATTGAGCGAGTCCGTAAGCGTACAGCAGGTTGGGCGCACATGTCCTTGAACGTGGCAGTACTATTACTCTCGATCGCGAACTTTGCGCTACGTTGGGGCAATACTACAGGTGCCATTTTGCCCACGGGGATCATTATTTCAACCATTGTGGCAGCTCTGTTGGGTCTGTCTGGCTGGTACGGAGCTGAGCTGGTTTATCGCCACAAAATTGCAGTGATTGGTTATAGCAGTAGAGAGCATAGCAACTAA
- a CDS encoding DUF2993 domain-containing protein — protein MPDLGEQAISKVAEAGISSQLDEVEDINVDIRTDPLKAMQGQVDSVEIEGKGMVMQKDLRMEEMQIKTGSIAINPLSIAFGKVELQRPTEAEAHVVLTAEDMNRAFNSDFIREKLQNLPVTIDGQQTTVDAQQVGFCLPGDGKFAISATIKLQNSGEVKQVAFTATPKVVDGGQRIALEDVQYSEGEGLSPELSNALLEQASSLLDLRNFELEGMTLQVKQLDAQEGRLVLEANAHVEQFPSGDS, from the coding sequence ATGCCAGATCTGGGAGAACAAGCCATTAGCAAGGTGGCAGAAGCAGGTATTTCTAGCCAACTTGATGAAGTAGAAGATATTAATGTTGATATTCGCACTGATCCCCTAAAGGCCATGCAGGGACAAGTCGATTCAGTGGAAATCGAAGGCAAAGGGATGGTGATGCAGAAAGATCTGCGCATGGAAGAAATGCAGATCAAAACTGGCAGCATTGCCATCAATCCTCTCAGCATTGCCTTTGGCAAAGTTGAGCTACAGCGACCGACTGAGGCAGAGGCTCATGTGGTTTTGACCGCAGAAGACATGAACCGAGCCTTCAACTCAGATTTTATTCGTGAGAAGCTACAGAACCTACCTGTTACCATTGATGGTCAACAAACAACTGTAGACGCTCAGCAAGTTGGGTTTTGCTTACCTGGGGACGGTAAGTTTGCCATCAGCGCCACGATTAAGCTGCAAAACTCCGGTGAAGTCAAGCAAGTTGCTTTTACCGCCACTCCCAAGGTCGTTGATGGGGGCCAGCGCATTGCGCTAGAAGATGTGCAGTATTCCGAAGGAGAAGGGCTGTCACCAGAATTGAGCAATGCTCTGCTAGAACAAGCCAGTTCTCTCTTAGATCTACGCAACTTCGAGCTTGAGGGGATGACCCTCCAAGTGAAGCAGTTAGATGCGCAAGAGGGACGCTTAGTCTTGGAAGCGAATGCTCATGTGGAGCAATTTCCTTCCGGAGATAGCTAA